From one Amaranthus tricolor cultivar Red isolate AtriRed21 chromosome 17, ASM2621246v1, whole genome shotgun sequence genomic stretch:
- the LOC130804385 gene encoding peroxisomal membrane protein 11-4: MSNDTLDKLVIFLAKRDGIDKLVKTYQYVSKLAHWHLEKTEPDLARRFQLWEVASGMSRKAFRSGRSLTGLNLVRRNPGSTRGLQALAILGNAGEMVYFGFDHFSWLSRLGVLDEKLAKKMSFISAFGESIGYIFFIILDLIFMHEGLRKQKGLLKGLKEGEKKQEEVKEEVKKIKEDRVMRLMAVAANVADLVIAVATIEPNPFCCHAVTLGISGLVSAWAGWYRNWPS; the protein is encoded by the coding sequence ATGAGCAATGACACCCTAGATAAGCTAGTAATCTTCCTAGCCAAAAGAGATGGTATAGACAAATTAGTCAAGACTTACCAATATGTCTCCAAGTTAGCCCATTGGCACCTTGAGAAAACCGAGCCCGACTTGGCCCGACGGTTCCAATTATGGGAGGTGGCGTCAGGGATGAGCCGGAAAGCGTTTCGTAGCGGTCGGTCCTTGACCGGGCTAAACCTCGTGCGTCGGAACCCAGGCTCTACCCGTGGGCTTCAGGCCTTAGCGATCCTAGGCAATGCAGGGGAGATGGTGTATTTCGGTTTTGATCATTTTAGTTGGCTTTCAAGGTTAGGAGTTTTGGATGAAAAGTTGGCTAAGAAAATGAGTTTTATATCGGCTTTTGGTGAGTCAAttggttatatattttttataattttagactTAATATTTATGCATGAAGGGTTAAGGAAACAAAAGGGTTTATTGAAGGGTTTAAAGGAAGGCGAAAAGAAACAAGAGGAAGTAAAAGAAGAGGTGAAGAAAATAAAGGAAGATAGAGTAATGAGGTTGATGGCGGTGGCGGCGAACGTGGCGGATTTGGTGATTGCGGTGGCGACGATTGAGCCCAACCCATTTTGTTGCCATGCTGTGACGTTGGGTATTAGTGGTCTTGTTTCTGCGTGGGCTGGTTGGTATAGAAATTGGCCTTCATAA
- the LOC130804383 gene encoding uncharacterized protein LOC130804383: MRNLNEFQGFWGSVARKAKAVLDDDVSPEQVEAPRRSYQHKVDIGQQDDRQFEPSQSRKKQDKAVLKKGFGAIASSLNYLGNALEEGLNIVENRTADIIQDTRNRRLNVRKKDAPDLKQQPIDVKYAKEPYKSQNQTSPGAHTDMEIQLQASRDVASAMAAKTKLLLRELKTMKADLAFAKERCAQLEEENRILQESINNGDNPEDDELIRLQLETLLAEKARLAQENAFYSRENRFLREVVEYHQLTMQDVIYLNERSEEITEVYPSKVPGGTNLNEMMTIPLLSPSLHASELLFKENTTSTK, encoded by the exons ATGAGAAACTTGAATGAGTTTCAAGGCTTCTGGGGCTCTGTGGCTCGGAAGGCTAAAGCTGtccttgatgatgatgtttcaCCCGAACAAGTTGAAGCTCCTAGAAGATCTTATCAGCATAAAGTTGATATTGGACAGCAA GATGATCGTCAATTTGAACCATCTCAGAGCCGTAAGAAGCAAGACAAAGCTGTTTTGAAAAAAGGATTTGGTGCTATTGCTTCTTCACTTAATTATCTTGGCAATGCCTTAGAG GAAGGACTAAATATTGTGGAGAACCGCACTGCAGACATAATCCAAGACACTCGGAATCGGAGATTGAACGTCAGAAAGAAAGATGCTCCAGACTTAAAACAACAGCCGATAGATGTGAAGTATGCAAAGGAGCCATATAAATCGCAGAACCAAACATCTCCAGGGGCGCATACTGATATGGAAATCCAACTGCAGGCATCTCGCGAT GTTGCGTCTGCTATGGCTGCCAAAACAAAGCTGCTATTGAGAGAGCTAAAGACTATGAAAGCTGACCTTGCGTTTGCCAAGGAACGGTGTGCTCAGCTCGAGGAAGAAAACAGGATTCTTCAAGAGAGTATAAATAACGGAGATAACCCTGAAGATGATGAATTG ATACGGCTTCAACTGGAAACCCTTTTAGCCGAGAAGGCTCGGTTGGCTCAAGAGAATGCTTTCTACAGTCGTGAGAATCGGTTTTTACGTGAGGTAGTTGAATATCATCAGCTTACCATGCAAGATGTCATTTACCTAAATGAGAGGAGCGAGGAAATAACAGAAGTTTACCCTTCCAAGGTACCGGGAGGAACTAATTTGAATGAAATGATGACAATACCATTGTTATCGCCTTCTTTACATGCTTCTGAGCTTTTGTTTAAAGAGAacacaacttcaacaaaatga
- the LOC130804889 gene encoding uncharacterized protein LOC130804889 translates to MKVRLKMKRELSAIVIHAILYILFLLLLLLPSCSAHLISDESFDVRQHLSTVSRYGTVKDIVDNSFVPANIPDTCTPIHLNLVARHGTRAPTKKRMREMERLASSLQALIADATERQLSLDNVPAWLFGWTSPWKGKVKGGELVVKGEEELYDLGIRIREKYPNLLNYEYHPDVYTIKATQVPRASASAVAFAMGLFSGRGNLGPGNHRAFAVSTESRASDLLLRFFDTCQSYKNYRINEEPAVEKLKEPVLDEITSTFSVRYGLNFTRQDVSSLWFLCKQEASLLDITNQACGLFNPTEIALLEWTDDLEGFILKGYGNSVNYRMGLPLLKDVVESMDLAIKANKEALPDGSYEKARLRFAHAETVVPFSCLLGLFLEESDYNLILKEKSMPLPPKPPQRRTWRGSVVAPFAGNNMLVLYSCPASRANSSNYFVHVLHNEHPIPLPGCGNSDFCPFEVFKERIFEPHLKHDYHAICTVKDAVVEPAPSKLSSLFGWLFSQKSDGKESQNVDL, encoded by the exons atgaaagtaAGACTGAAGATGAAGCGAGAACTTTCCGCCATTGTTATACATGCAATTCTCTATATTCTCTTcttacttcttcttcttctacctTCTTGTTCCGCTCATTTGATTTCCGATGAATCGTTTGATGTGCGTCAACATCTATCCACCGTTTCGAG ATATGGAACTGTGAAAGATATTGTGGATAATTCATTTGTTCCTGCGAATATACCCGATACTTGTACGCCTATTCATCTAAATCTTGTG GCAAGGCATGGAACCAGAGCCCCTACTAAGAAGCGAATGAGGGAAATGGAGAGGCTAGCCTCATCATTGCAAGCACTCATAGCAGATGCAACAGAACGGCAGTTGTCTTTGGATAACGTTCCTGCTTGGTTATTTGGATGGACATCTCCGTGGAAAGGCAAGGTGAAGGGTGGAGAATTGGTTGTCAAAGGAGAAGAGGAACTCTATGATCTTGGAATCAGGATTCGAGAAAAATATCCAAATCTGTTAAATTATGAATATCACCCTGATGTATATACAATTAAAGCAACTCAG GTACCTCGAGCTTCTGCTAGTGCTGTGGCTTTTGCAATGGGACTGTTCAGTGGCAGGGGAAACCTTGGGCCAGGGAATCATCGGGCTTTTGCTGTCAGCACCGAAAGTCGTGCAAGTGACTTGTTGCTGAGGTTTTTTGACACCTGCCAAAGTTATAAG AACTACAGGATAAATGAGGAACCTGCAGTTGAAAAGCTCAAGGAACCTGTTCTTGATGAAATAACTAGTACTTTTTCTGTACGCTATGGATTGAATTTCACTAGACAAGATGTCTCTTCTCTCTGGTTTTTATGTAAGCAG GAAGCATCTTTACTAGACATAACTAATCAAGCTTGTGGTCTTTTTAATCCGACTGAG ATTGCTTTGCTGGAGTGGACAGATGATCTGGAGGGGTTCATATTAAAAGGATACGGAAATTCCGTGAACTATCGGATGGGATTGCCTTTGTTAAAAGATGTTGTGGAGTCCATGGATCTTGCTATTAAAGCCAATAAAG AAGCACTGCCTGATGGGAGTTACGAGAAGGCAAGGCTTCGATTTGCTCATGCCGAGACTGTTGTCCCTTTTTCTTGTCTGCTTGGTCTCTTTCTTGAAGAATCCG ACTATAATCTCATCCTAAAGGAAAAATCAATGCCGCTCCCTCCAAAGCCTCCCCAAAGACGAACTTGGAGAGGCAGTGTCGTTGCGCCATTTGCAGGGAATAACATGCTTGTACTGTATAGCTGTCCAGCCAGTAGAGCAAACTCCAGCAATTATTTTGTTCATGTACTTCATAACGAGCATCCAATACCTTTACCG GGCTGTGGCAACTCTGACTTTTGTCCATTCGAAGTTTTCAAG GAAAGGATATTTGAACCTCATTTGAAACATGATTATCATGCTATCTGCACAGTGAAGGATGCAGTGGTGGAACCTGCTCCCAGTAAGTTGTCATCTTTGTTTGGTTGGCTTTTCTCTCAGAAGAGTGATGGAAAGGAGTCACAGAATGTTGATTTATAG